In Thermococcus zilligii AN1, a genomic segment contains:
- a CDS encoding cation:proton antiporter has protein sequence MDFLMALAILLVVAKSLEWGFEKFDVHPIIPHVLTGIALGPFLFGIIEPSGELNVLAEFGLIMMMLYTGLTSTFSAIAQNTKKATTVAALGVLASFLLGFLTVKMFGKPLSAAIFVGVALGNTAIEVTSGVIVRERVKREVSSILMGAAFADDIIAVYLIGIITAIARGSLDAAFFGILTVKIFAFIGLTLLISERIFKKAEWFGVVVRNLDVFFTFALILTFLLAIIAEKAGLNQIIGAYLAGLTISRLRERKDPTVVTRIKLNELIEDLEVVLTEFFMPLFFIYVGLMFNPPLEEVSLALIAALYLAAVLGKFLGCGLGARVSGLGWEDSALIGIGMGGRGSLELAILTFGLRTGIIDQGLFASVIIVSMLTALTAPAFFKTYLERLEIRAKA, from the coding sequence GTGGACTTCCTGATGGCGCTGGCCATTCTTCTCGTCGTTGCAAAAAGCTTGGAGTGGGGCTTCGAGAAATTCGACGTTCACCCCATAATACCCCATGTCCTCACCGGGATAGCCCTCGGTCCTTTCCTTTTTGGCATCATAGAGCCGAGTGGGGAACTCAATGTTCTCGCCGAGTTCGGGCTGATAATGATGATGCTCTACACGGGACTGACCAGCACCTTCTCGGCCATAGCCCAGAACACGAAAAAGGCCACGACAGTTGCCGCGCTTGGAGTCCTGGCATCGTTCCTCCTGGGCTTTCTCACGGTCAAAATGTTCGGAAAGCCGCTCTCAGCGGCCATATTCGTCGGGGTGGCCCTCGGGAACACCGCCATAGAGGTCACGAGCGGGGTAATCGTCAGGGAAAGGGTCAAACGTGAGGTCTCTTCGATACTCATGGGGGCCGCCTTCGCCGACGACATAATTGCCGTCTACCTAATAGGAATAATCACCGCGATAGCCAGGGGAAGCCTTGACGCCGCTTTCTTCGGGATACTCACCGTTAAGATCTTCGCCTTCATAGGTTTAACCCTCCTGATATCGGAACGCATCTTCAAAAAGGCCGAATGGTTTGGGGTCGTGGTCAGGAATCTGGATGTCTTCTTCACCTTTGCCCTCATACTCACCTTCCTCCTGGCGATAATAGCGGAGAAGGCTGGCCTAAACCAGATAATAGGGGCCTACCTTGCGGGCCTGACGATAAGCAGGCTCCGCGAGAGGAAGGATCCAACGGTAGTGACCAGGATAAAGCTCAACGAACTCATAGAAGACCTGGAAGTCGTCCTCACGGAGTTCTTCATGCCCCTGTTCTTCATCTACGTAGGGCTCATGTTCAACCCCCCGCTCGAGGAGGTTAGCCTGGCCCTGATAGCGGCCCTCTACCTTGCCGCAGTCCTCGGAAAGTTCCTTGGTTGCGGCCTCGGGGCGAGGGTCTCCGGCCTCGGCTGGGAAGACTCAGCCCTGATAGGCATAGGAATGGGCGGCAGGGGGAGCCTCGAGCTTGCGATACTAACCTTTGGCCTCCGCACGGGCATAATCGACCAGGGGCTCTTCGCCAGCGTCATAATCGTCTCAATGCTGACGGCCCTCACAGCGCCAGCGTTCTTCAAAACTTACCTTGAAAGGCTGGAAATCAGGGCAAAAGCTTAA
- the mfnA gene encoding tyrosine decarboxylase MfnA has protein sequence MRFPKEGASEEEVLRELERKTSEDLTFDSGRILGSMCTYPHPLAVKVVQRYIDRNLGDPGLHVGSQKIEKETVEMLASLLGLEGGYGHIVSGGTEANILAVRAFRNLASVEKPELILPESAHFSFIKAGEMLGVKLVWAKLREDYSVDVKDVESKITDNTIGIVGIAGTTGLGVVDDIPALSDLALDYGLPLHVDAAFGGFVIPFAKAIGYDIPDFDFRLKGVKSITIDPHKMGMVPIPAGGIIFREKKYIDAISVLAPYLAGGRIWQATITGTRPGASALAVWAMIKHLGFEGYKEVVKRAMELSRWFAAELKKIPGVYLIREPVLNIVSFGADKLEKVEEELKRRKWGISAHRGYIRVVMMPHVRREHLEEFLRDLREIVSLML, from the coding sequence ATGAGGTTTCCGAAGGAAGGGGCGAGCGAGGAAGAAGTCCTCAGGGAGCTGGAGAGGAAAACATCGGAAGACCTGACTTTTGATTCCGGCAGGATTTTAGGTTCCATGTGCACCTATCCTCACCCGTTGGCCGTTAAAGTTGTCCAGCGCTACATAGACAGAAACCTGGGCGACCCGGGGCTTCATGTGGGGAGCCAGAAAATAGAAAAAGAAACTGTTGAAATGCTGGCAAGCCTCCTCGGGCTTGAAGGGGGTTATGGGCATATAGTTTCCGGCGGAACCGAGGCGAACATTTTAGCCGTAAGGGCCTTCAGGAATCTGGCCAGCGTTGAGAAGCCGGAGCTCATTCTCCCGGAGAGCGCGCACTTCTCCTTTATCAAAGCAGGAGAGATGCTCGGGGTAAAGCTCGTCTGGGCAAAGCTAAGGGAGGACTACTCCGTTGATGTTAAGGATGTTGAGAGCAAAATCACGGACAACACGATAGGGATCGTCGGAATAGCCGGAACCACAGGTCTGGGCGTCGTCGATGATATTCCGGCCTTAAGCGACCTGGCTTTGGACTACGGCCTTCCCCTGCACGTGGATGCAGCCTTCGGAGGCTTCGTGATACCTTTCGCAAAAGCCATTGGCTACGATATCCCCGACTTCGACTTCAGGCTCAAGGGGGTAAAGAGCATAACGATAGACCCCCACAAGATGGGGATGGTTCCAATCCCGGCCGGGGGGATAATCTTCCGCGAAAAGAAGTACATTGACGCCATAAGTGTCCTGGCCCCTTACTTAGCAGGCGGGAGGATATGGCAGGCGACCATAACCGGAACAAGGCCCGGAGCCAGCGCTTTGGCAGTCTGGGCAATGATAAAGCACCTCGGCTTTGAGGGGTACAAGGAAGTCGTTAAGCGAGCAATGGAGCTGAGCAGGTGGTTCGCGGCCGAGCTGAAGAAAATCCCGGGAGTTTACCTCATCCGCGAGCCAGTGCTCAACATAGTCTCCTTTGGGGCCGATAAACTGGAAAAAGTCGAGGAGGAGCTGAAGAGGCGGAAGTGGGGCATAAGCGCCCACAGGGGCTACATCAGGGTCGTTATGATGCCCCACGTGAGGAGGGAGCACCTGGAGGAGTTTTTGAGGGATCTGAGGGAGATTGTCTCCCTTATGCTCTGA
- a CDS encoding cation diffusion facilitator family transporter, with protein sequence MEEVYKPIWLSIVGNVLLSLTKLAIGFVYSSIAIISDGIHSLSDVITSVIGYAGIRISSKPPDRSHPFGHSRFEPLAAFLIGEALLLVAYEIGRDSVYRLLRGEVVEVNSLMLGVTLLSILTKEAMFRYSVYVGRKLNSQILIADAYHHRSDSLSSLAVLVGLTAQKFGFRYGDALAGLVVAVFLLKVSLDILLQNIGYLTGQAPSFEVCEEIKKRALSVPNVLGVHDLRAHYVGNRLHVELHIEVPPELTLKEAHDVSEEVKKLVEELPEVDRVFVHVDIVGVTE encoded by the coding sequence TTGGAAGAGGTTTACAAACCCATCTGGCTTTCTATAGTGGGAAACGTCCTCCTCTCCCTCACCAAACTGGCCATCGGGTTCGTTTATTCCAGCATTGCCATCATTTCCGACGGCATCCATTCCCTGAGCGACGTGATAACGAGCGTCATCGGCTACGCGGGAATAAGGATATCCTCCAAGCCCCCTGACCGGAGCCATCCCTTCGGTCACTCCCGCTTCGAGCCGCTGGCTGCTTTCCTTATAGGGGAGGCGCTCCTCCTTGTCGCCTACGAGATAGGGCGCGACTCCGTCTATAGGCTCCTGAGGGGAGAGGTGGTAGAGGTTAACTCCCTCATGCTCGGAGTTACCCTCCTCTCTATCCTCACCAAGGAGGCCATGTTCCGCTACTCCGTTTACGTCGGCAGAAAACTTAACAGCCAGATTCTAATAGCGGACGCCTACCACCACAGGAGCGACTCCCTGAGCAGCCTGGCGGTTCTGGTTGGGTTGACTGCACAGAAGTTCGGATTCAGATACGGCGACGCGCTGGCGGGGCTCGTGGTGGCGGTCTTCCTCCTGAAGGTTTCATTGGATATACTCCTCCAGAACATCGGTTACTTAACAGGTCAGGCCCCCTCCTTTGAGGTCTGCGAGGAGATAAAGAAGCGCGCCCTCAGCGTCCCAAACGTCCTCGGTGTCCACGATTTACGGGCCCACTACGTCGGGAACAGGCTCCACGTGGAGCTCCACATCGAGGTGCCGCCGGAGCTGACGCTGAAGGAGGCCCACGATGTCAGCGAAGAGGTTAAGAAGCTGGTAGAGGAGCTCCCTGAGGTCGACAGGGTCTTCGTCCACGTGGACATAGTGGGTGTCACTGAATGA
- a CDS encoding TasA family protein, translating into MKRAIVVGVLGLLMFLAGVKFGVSYFSDVARSEGNQLSTGDFDIGISRDGERFYDDYKLFSFDNLRPGEGRTAEFYIKNRGDYPVSSVVMVFNITDIENGALSKAEALVDKTPDTGELSKYLIITDFRVSQGGDEKVLSDYIGKSLRELNMSELQIFSGSLPKNGVLKVTLTVQLSPSAGNDCLTDTSKINIMITARQ; encoded by the coding sequence ATGAAACGGGCTATAGTTGTTGGGGTGCTCGGCCTCTTAATGTTCCTGGCCGGCGTCAAGTTCGGGGTTTCGTACTTCAGCGACGTGGCCAGGTCCGAGGGAAACCAGCTCTCCACCGGAGACTTCGACATCGGCATAAGCAGGGACGGGGAAAGGTTCTACGATGACTACAAGCTCTTCTCCTTTGACAACCTCCGACCCGGGGAAGGGAGGACTGCCGAATTCTACATCAAAAACCGTGGGGACTACCCGGTCTCCTCCGTGGTCATGGTCTTCAACATCACCGATATCGAGAACGGTGCCCTCAGCAAGGCTGAGGCCCTGGTCGATAAAACCCCTGATACCGGCGAGCTCAGCAAATACTTGATTATCACGGACTTCCGCGTCTCACAGGGTGGCGATGAGAAAGTCCTCAGCGACTACATCGGAAAGAGCCTGAGAGAGCTCAATATGAGCGAACTCCAGATCTTCTCGGGCTCACTTCCGAAAAACGGTGTCCTGAAGGTAACCTTAACAGTTCAACTTTCTCCCTCGGCTGGCAACGACTGCCTCACCGACACATCAAAGATTAACATTATGATCACCGCGAGGCAGTGA
- a CDS encoding flippase, translating to MTESLKLKLMKNAGWLFGAEIISKLLSYGVIFILSRSLGPEGVGQYSFIFYYVGLLGVFSDLGVGYYFMREVAKDRSKAEELLPDVLGFKIVLAIFNFLIIVALTMPLPRPGWMKALVILAAAEAMLTWISYVFVNTMYAHEVTKYEALARTIERTWAFSVGGAVLYTYRSLPPFIVAILAGYVIREALRVHWGSRFVKAIKIRFKPEVWASLLKKSYPFWLIGLFTLVYYNTDMVMLSLMKGDYETGIYRAAHTLVDVSLLVPGIVISTTMPSMARLWVEDRKTLNVLFRKSFQLLLGIGILGTAGYYIFARLGIIIAFGEDFLPGVPVLRVLAFAIPFMFLNSLFGSFMNATGRELTFTKITGFTALLNVVLNYILILHHGATGAAAATVVSQLFVTLGSYVYITSGSR from the coding sequence ATGACCGAGAGTTTAAAGTTAAAGCTGATGAAAAACGCAGGCTGGCTTTTCGGTGCGGAAATAATTTCAAAACTTCTCTCTTACGGAGTAATTTTCATTCTCAGCAGAAGCCTCGGGCCGGAGGGGGTTGGGCAGTATTCTTTCATCTTCTACTACGTGGGCCTTCTTGGAGTATTCTCCGACCTTGGTGTCGGTTACTATTTTATGCGCGAAGTCGCGAAGGACAGGAGTAAGGCGGAAGAACTTTTGCCTGACGTTTTGGGGTTTAAGATAGTTCTGGCCATATTCAACTTCCTTATAATCGTTGCATTGACGATGCCCCTCCCAAGGCCAGGTTGGATGAAGGCTCTGGTAATATTAGCCGCAGCCGAGGCAATGCTTACCTGGATCTCCTACGTGTTTGTGAATACCATGTACGCCCACGAAGTGACAAAGTACGAGGCACTGGCCAGGACAATTGAGAGAACCTGGGCGTTCTCCGTTGGTGGCGCAGTTCTTTACACCTATCGTTCCCTCCCGCCATTCATCGTTGCTATCCTCGCTGGATACGTCATAAGGGAAGCCCTGAGGGTACACTGGGGTTCCAGGTTTGTTAAGGCCATCAAAATCCGTTTTAAGCCCGAAGTCTGGGCGTCCCTCCTTAAGAAGTCATACCCCTTCTGGCTGATCGGGTTGTTTACCCTTGTCTATTACAACACGGACATGGTGATGTTGAGCTTAATGAAGGGGGACTACGAGACGGGGATTTACAGGGCGGCGCATACTCTGGTGGATGTTTCACTCCTAGTTCCGGGCATAGTCATCTCAACGACGATGCCGTCCATGGCGAGGCTGTGGGTGGAGGACAGAAAGACTCTCAACGTTCTCTTTAGAAAGAGTTTTCAACTTCTATTAGGAATTGGTATCCTCGGGACTGCTGGCTATTACATCTTCGCTCGCCTTGGGATAATCATTGCCTTTGGGGAAGATTTTCTCCCGGGTGTTCCTGTTCTGAGGGTTCTCGCCTTTGCCATACCCTTTATGTTCCTGAACTCCCTCTTCGGTAGCTTCATGAACGCGACCGGGAGGGAGCTCACCTTCACGAAGATAACTGGGTTTACTGCCTTGCTCAATGTGGTACTAAACTACATCCTCATACTTCACCACGGGGCTACTGGGGCAGCGGCGGCGACTGTGGTGAGCCAGTTGTTCGTTACCCTTGGGAGCTATGTTTATATCACCAGCGGGAGCAGATAG
- a CDS encoding glycosyltransferase family 2 protein produces MSVSVVISTLYKRPREFKECIESIIRQTVRPTEVIVVNGSSDGSWEKVREEFNNILKKMRDAGIAVKHVTLPGASLPHARNVGVKMARGDVILFLDDDVILERDYIENLTKVYVEYPNAMGVQGFVTNEINPNNPLIRFGLLKFIWWLFQRGYYDVDVNKQLPSLFEVIPYRITRVIKRENFRGANMSYRRKVFTSLEFDERLKRYAIGEDKDFSYRVYKLFPGSLYQTPHARLIHKEAPEGRLPSKQLETMRQIYHLYLFYKLFEQNTRNKISYILGRIGDLLLHSILFMTSGFKKEKALKVRYMIEAMWLALSNRNRIKKGDINFWWEGRVK; encoded by the coding sequence ATGTCCGTGTCAGTGGTCATATCAACACTGTACAAACGTCCTCGAGAATTCAAAGAATGCATTGAGTCAATAATCAGACAGACGGTTCGTCCTACTGAGGTCATAGTTGTTAACGGTAGCTCTGATGGTTCGTGGGAGAAAGTGAGAGAGGAGTTCAATAACATCCTCAAGAAAATGCGAGACGCCGGAATTGCCGTGAAGCATGTTACTCTCCCCGGCGCCAGTCTGCCCCATGCTAGGAACGTTGGGGTAAAGATGGCTAGGGGTGATGTAATCCTCTTCTTAGATGACGATGTCATCCTCGAGAGGGACTACATAGAGAACCTCACCAAAGTATATGTGGAGTACCCAAACGCCATGGGTGTTCAAGGCTTCGTAACTAACGAAATAAATCCAAATAACCCCCTCATCAGGTTCGGCCTTCTGAAGTTTATTTGGTGGCTATTCCAACGTGGCTATTATGATGTTGATGTCAACAAACAGCTTCCATCCCTTTTTGAGGTTATTCCTTACCGTATTACTCGGGTGATAAAGCGAGAAAACTTCAGAGGAGCCAACATGTCATACAGGAGAAAAGTATTTACCAGTCTCGAATTCGACGAACGCCTCAAAAGGTACGCAATAGGAGAGGACAAAGACTTCTCTTACAGGGTTTATAAGCTCTTTCCAGGCTCGTTATATCAGACCCCTCACGCAAGGTTGATCCATAAAGAAGCTCCTGAAGGTAGACTTCCCTCAAAACAGCTCGAAACTATGAGACAAATCTATCACCTTTACCTTTTCTACAAGCTCTTTGAACAGAACACCCGGAACAAGATAAGCTACATTCTTGGAAGGATAGGAGACCTTCTGCTTCACTCCATACTTTTTATGACATCCGGTTTTAAGAAGGAGAAAGCTCTCAAGGTTCGTTATATGATTGAAGCCATGTGGCTTGCCCTCTCAAACCGAAATAGGATTAAAAAGGGAGATATAAATTTCTGGTGGGAGGGGCGAGTTAAATAA
- a CDS encoding glycosyltransferase yields MKIIALPAFRNREINPYNSLLYENLTALGVRVEEFSVWKLVRGGYDIWHIHWPELILNTPSYLMATLRVRAFLSLMEIARKRGIKIVWTVHNLRSHEGFHPKLEERFWERFLSMVDGHISLTFIGQEELFRTYPQLRRVPGFVIPHGHYRDVYPNNISRKQARALLGLPMDSRVILFIGQIRRYKNLPSLIRAFNSLPEKDVRLVIAGKPVDGELTNRLFKLVKSDSRIMFHPKFIPPEGIQVYLNSADLVVLPYSEILNSGSALLALSFDRPVLAPAKGSIIELRDSVGKDWVMLYTGELRGDTLNDALDWAISTKRRARAPLDRFSWDNIARETLRAYKEVLERG; encoded by the coding sequence ATGAAAATCATAGCTCTCCCTGCCTTTCGAAATAGGGAAATAAACCCCTATAATTCGTTGTTATATGAAAATCTAACAGCGCTTGGGGTTAGAGTTGAGGAGTTTTCTGTCTGGAAGCTTGTCCGGGGTGGATACGATATATGGCACATTCATTGGCCGGAACTAATACTCAATACTCCCTCTTATTTAATGGCAACTCTTAGAGTCAGAGCCTTTCTTTCCCTTATGGAAATTGCACGAAAGCGAGGTATTAAAATAGTCTGGACAGTACATAACCTTAGATCGCACGAGGGCTTTCACCCGAAGCTTGAGGAAAGATTTTGGGAACGCTTCTTGAGCATGGTGGATGGCCACATAAGTTTAACTTTCATAGGTCAAGAAGAGCTTTTTAGGACGTACCCACAGCTGAGACGTGTCCCCGGCTTTGTAATCCCACACGGCCACTATCGAGATGTGTATCCCAATAATATCTCCCGTAAACAAGCAAGGGCGCTCCTTGGACTTCCGATGGACTCTAGGGTTATCCTCTTTATTGGGCAGATTAGGAGGTACAAAAATCTGCCCTCGCTAATCAGGGCGTTTAATTCACTTCCTGAAAAAGATGTTAGACTTGTTATCGCTGGGAAGCCCGTTGACGGGGAACTTACTAATCGGTTGTTCAAACTAGTGAAGAGTGATAGCAGGATAATGTTTCATCCGAAGTTCATACCTCCGGAGGGGATCCAAGTATACCTTAACTCTGCTGATCTTGTAGTACTGCCCTACTCTGAAATCCTAAATTCTGGTTCAGCTCTGCTGGCACTTTCTTTTGACCGTCCTGTTCTTGCTCCCGCTAAGGGAAGTATAATTGAATTAAGAGACTCCGTGGGGAAGGATTGGGTCATGTTGTATACGGGTGAGTTGAGAGGCGATACCTTAAACGATGCCCTTGATTGGGCCATTTCAACGAAGAGACGTGCTAGGGCCCCATTGGACAGGTTTAGCTGGGATAATATAGCTAGGGAAACCCTCAGAGCTTACAAAGAGGTTCTGGAGAGGGGATAA
- a CDS encoding UDP-glucose dehydrogenase family protein, whose amino-acid sequence MRISVVGSGYVGLVTGMGFVKLGNEVIFVDVDENKIQMINNAQPPIYEEGLEELMREFKGKYHATKDYKEAIMNSDVTFIAVGTPSREDGSIDLKYVKAASKSIGEALKEKKDYHAVVVKSTVLPGTTEEVVKPILEETSGKKAFKDFGLAMNPEFLREGVALSDFLNPDRIVIGVQDERTKKVLEELYTPINAPKLFTDIKTAEMIKYASNAFLATKISFANEIGNICKKLGIDSWKVFEGVGLDHRISPHFFRTGIGWGGSCFPKDMRALIRKAEELGEDPIILKAVVEVNERQPLKLIELLKKHVPDLKGKKIGVLGLTFKPNTDDVRETRAYVVVKKLLEEGASVIAYDPQGMENFKRSYPDVGGRIEYASTPEEVLKSSDIVLIVTEWPEFEGLDYSGKIVVDGRRVRAAEGTAGIYEGVCW is encoded by the coding sequence ATGCGCATCTCAGTTGTTGGCTCTGGTTATGTGGGCCTCGTCACGGGAATGGGCTTTGTTAAACTTGGCAATGAAGTCATCTTCGTCGATGTAGACGAGAATAAAATCCAAATGATAAACAACGCCCAACCTCCAATCTACGAAGAAGGCCTCGAAGAACTCATGAGAGAATTCAAGGGCAAGTATCACGCCACCAAAGACTATAAGGAAGCAATCATGAACTCGGACGTTACATTCATAGCCGTTGGAACACCATCGAGAGAAGACGGCTCAATCGACCTAAAATACGTTAAAGCCGCGAGCAAGTCAATTGGCGAAGCCTTGAAAGAAAAGAAGGATTATCACGCTGTCGTAGTTAAGAGTACAGTCCTTCCAGGCACCACGGAAGAAGTCGTAAAACCTATCCTCGAAGAAACCTCCGGTAAAAAGGCCTTCAAGGACTTCGGCCTCGCAATGAACCCTGAATTCCTCCGCGAAGGAGTGGCTTTGAGTGACTTCCTCAACCCGGACAGGATTGTGATTGGAGTCCAAGATGAGAGAACAAAGAAAGTTTTAGAAGAGCTTTACACCCCAATCAACGCTCCAAAGCTCTTCACAGACATTAAAACTGCTGAAATGATAAAGTACGCGTCAAACGCTTTTCTCGCGACAAAGATAAGCTTCGCCAACGAGATTGGGAACATTTGCAAAAAGCTTGGCATAGACTCGTGGAAGGTTTTCGAGGGCGTTGGCCTCGACCACAGGATCAGTCCGCACTTCTTCAGGACTGGAATCGGCTGGGGGGGCTCCTGCTTCCCGAAGGACATGAGGGCGTTAATTAGGAAAGCCGAAGAGCTCGGGGAAGACCCGATAATCCTCAAGGCTGTCGTTGAGGTTAACGAGAGGCAGCCGCTGAAGTTGATTGAACTCCTCAAGAAGCATGTGCCGGACTTGAAGGGTAAGAAAATTGGCGTTCTTGGGCTGACGTTTAAGCCGAACACTGATGATGTCCGCGAGACGAGGGCTTACGTTGTCGTCAAAAAACTCCTCGAGGAGGGTGCCAGTGTTATCGCTTACGACCCTCAGGGCATGGAGAACTTCAAGCGCTCTTACCCTGACGTTGGGGGGAGGATAGAGTACGCTTCCACCCCGGAGGAAGTTTTGAAGTCGAGTGATATCGTTTTGATCGTCACTGAGTGGCCTGAGTTTGAGGGGTTGGATTATTCTGGTAAAATTGTGGTTGATGGGAGGCGTGTGAGGGCTGCTGAGGGGACTGCTGGGATTTACGAGGGGGTGTGCTGGTGA
- the galU gene encoding UTP--glucose-1-phosphate uridylyltransferase GalU → MVIRKAVIPAAGLGTRMLPITKSMPKEMLPVLNKPVIHYVVEEAIKAGIDDVLIITGKGKRAIEDYFDRSFELEYYLKERGKLEELKEVEEIGEMVDIYYVRQKKPLGLGDAILHAEKHVNGEPFAVLLGDDIIISQRPAIKQLIDVAEKKGSPIIGVENVPREMVSRYGIINGDPIEDGLFKVTQLIEKPSPQEAPSNMAIVGRYVLIPEIFDVLRETPPGRGGEVQLTDALQILLQDHEIFAKQIEGERYDIGSKLGFIIANLKLALMREELKTEIRDYIKRTLEEVLNE, encoded by the coding sequence CTGGTGATTAGGAAGGCGGTTATTCCGGCGGCTGGCCTCGGCACGAGGATGCTTCCGATAACAAAGTCAATGCCCAAGGAGATGCTCCCTGTTCTCAACAAGCCGGTGATTCATTACGTTGTGGAGGAGGCGATAAAGGCTGGGATAGATGATGTTCTTATAATTACTGGGAAGGGGAAGCGTGCTATTGAGGATTATTTTGATAGGAGTTTTGAGCTGGAGTATTATTTGAAGGAGAGGGGGAAGCTTGAGGAGTTAAAGGAGGTGGAGGAAATTGGGGAGATGGTGGATATTTATTACGTGCGGCAGAAGAAGCCTCTTGGTCTGGGTGATGCGATTCTTCACGCGGAGAAACACGTGAACGGGGAACCCTTCGCAGTCCTTTTAGGAGACGACATCATAATAAGCCAGAGACCAGCTATTAAGCAGCTAATTGACGTTGCAGAGAAAAAAGGATCTCCCATCATCGGCGTGGAGAATGTCCCAAGGGAGATGGTAAGCAGGTACGGGATTATAAATGGGGATCCAATTGAAGACGGATTATTTAAGGTAACACAACTCATAGAAAAGCCTTCCCCCCAGGAAGCACCAAGCAACATGGCAATAGTTGGAAGATACGTCTTAATTCCCGAAATATTTGATGTCCTGCGGGAGACTCCTCCTGGGAGAGGTGGGGAAGTACAGCTTACGGATGCCCTTCAGATACTCCTGCAGGATCATGAAATCTTCGCAAAACAAATAGAGGGAGAAAGGTACGACATCGGGAGCAAGCTGGGCTTCATAATTGCGAACCTTAAACTGGCCCTCATGAGAGAAGAACTTAAAACCGAGATAAGGGATTACATCAAAAGAACCCTCGAGGAGGTCTTAAATGAGTAG
- a CDS encoding glycosyltransferase family 2 protein, whose amino-acid sequence MSRPTVSVIIPTYNRAKLLKRAINSVLNQRFGDFELIVVDDASPDNTPEVVESIDDGRIRYIRLKKNSGGPVARNTGIKKARGKFIALLDDDDEWLPNRLELQVKKFEDLEKGFGVVYGGFYYVAQQDGRILGRRLPKYKGDVYGYLLKENFIGSPTLLIRRECFKKAGLFDPALTSSQDWDMWLRIARYYKFDYVDEIIAKYYVHGRQISFNMGKYIPGRERFIRKHLDIWKDPRILSIHLSQMGLLLLLGGNPEKGITYLIHSIAISPFNLENYGKLAELALDSRSMEYIKKILHFRQIPQPASNR is encoded by the coding sequence ATGAGTAGGCCAACGGTCTCAGTGATCATACCCACCTACAACAGAGCAAAACTGCTAAAACGCGCTATAAACAGTGTTCTGAACCAGCGATTTGGAGACTTTGAACTGATAGTGGTCGATGACGCGTCCCCAGACAACACGCCCGAAGTGGTTGAGAGCATCGACGATGGTAGGATCAGGTATATACGCCTCAAAAAGAACTCGGGTGGGCCAGTTGCACGGAATACCGGCATAAAAAAAGCCAGAGGAAAATTCATAGCCCTGCTCGATGACGATGATGAGTGGCTTCCAAACAGGCTGGAGCTTCAAGTCAAAAAGTTTGAAGACTTAGAAAAGGGATTTGGAGTTGTTTATGGTGGATTTTACTACGTCGCCCAGCAGGACGGAAGGATTCTGGGAAGGAGACTACCCAAGTACAAAGGGGACGTGTACGGCTACCTTTTAAAGGAGAACTTCATTGGAAGTCCAACCCTTCTCATAAGGCGGGAATGTTTTAAGAAAGCCGGCCTCTTTGACCCCGCTCTCACCAGCTCTCAGGACTGGGATATGTGGCTCAGGATAGCGAGATACTACAAATTCGACTATGTGGATGAGATAATCGCAAAGTACTATGTCCACGGGAGGCAGATCTCCTTCAATATGGGGAAGTACATTCCCGGAAGGGAGCGATTCATCCGTAAACATCTGGACATCTGGAAGGATCCAAGAATCCTGAGCATCCATCTAAGCCAGATGGGGTTGCTTCTCCTCTTAGGTGGAAACCCCGAAAAGGGAATAACATACCTCATCCATTCTATAGCGATCTCTCCGTTTAATCTAGAGAACTATGGAAAACTCGCGGAACTTGCTCTTGATTCTCGTTCCATGGAATACATCAAGAAGATACTCCATTTTCGTCAGATTCCCCAGCCAGCATCTAACCGCTGA